In Cellvibrio polysaccharolyticus, a genomic segment contains:
- a CDS encoding ROK family protein, translating to MSDYRVGIDLGGTKTEVILLNLRSEILFRTRIPTVRGDYQATIESIATLVAQAEAEVGIAGLPVGVGIPGTVSRKTGLVKNANSVWLNGQPLQKDLCARMGRDVKLTNDANCLAVSEATDGAGQGYPLVFAGILGTGCGAGLAWQGSPLVGPNGVAGEWGHNPLPWTDAAELAQRPCYCGRSGCQETFLSGTGFCLSYQLRTGLALTGADISARAAAGEEAAVAVQEEYLDQLARGLAAVINVLDPDVIVLGGGLSNNLSIYQTLPTLLPRYVFGGECDTPVVQAKHGDSSGVRGAAWLNPL from the coding sequence ATGTCAGATTATCGTGTGGGTATTGATTTGGGTGGCACCAAAACAGAGGTGATTCTGTTGAATCTCCGGAGTGAAATCCTGTTCCGTACCCGCATTCCTACCGTGCGTGGCGATTATCAGGCGACTATCGAAAGTATTGCCACATTGGTGGCGCAGGCCGAAGCCGAAGTGGGTATTGCCGGGTTGCCGGTCGGTGTGGGTATTCCCGGTACGGTATCGCGCAAAACCGGCTTGGTGAAAAATGCCAATTCGGTATGGCTGAATGGTCAGCCGTTGCAAAAGGATCTGTGTGCTCGTATGGGCCGGGATGTAAAACTGACCAACGATGCCAACTGCCTGGCCGTGTCTGAAGCGACTGACGGTGCAGGCCAGGGCTACCCGCTGGTGTTTGCCGGAATTCTCGGCACCGGTTGTGGTGCTGGCCTGGCGTGGCAGGGTTCGCCGCTGGTTGGCCCCAACGGGGTCGCCGGTGAATGGGGGCATAACCCTTTGCCCTGGACGGATGCGGCCGAATTGGCGCAGCGCCCTTGCTATTGTGGACGCAGCGGTTGCCAGGAAACTTTTTTGTCCGGTACCGGTTTTTGTCTGTCTTACCAGCTTCGCACCGGGTTGGCATTGACCGGTGCCGACATCTCGGCACGGGCTGCTGCCGGAGAGGAGGCGGCAGTTGCCGTGCAAGAGGAATATCTGGATCAACTGGCGCGCGGTCTGGCGGCGGTTATCAATGTGCTGGATCCGGATGTGATTGTGCTGGGGGGCGGCTTGTCCAATAACCTCAGTATTTACCAGACGTTGCCGACGCTGCTGCCGCGTTATGTGTTTGGCGGGGAATGTGACACCCCGGTAGTGCAGGCCAAACACGGTGACTCCAGCGGTGTGCGCGGTGCGGCCTGGTTGAATCCGCTGTAA